The following nucleotide sequence is from Vibrio sp. SCSIO 43136.
TACTATTTGGCACTAAAAAGCTACGTACGGTTGGTGGCGATCTTGGCAGTGCTATCAAAGGCTTTAAAGATGCGATGAACGAAGAAGGCAACAGTAAAAAAGATGCAGACTTCGCAGAGCCTTCAACTAAAGCCCAAGCGGAGAGTCTTGAGCAAAAAACGGCACAAACAGAACCTGCGACTGCTAAGCCACAAACTGAGCAGGCATAAGTCATGTTTGACATCGGTTTCTGGGAGTTAGTCCTCATCTCAGTGGTGGGTTTAGTGGTGATAGGTCCTGAGCGCCTACCGGCAACACTGCGCACCGTATCTCGCTATATTAACGGTGCGAAGAGTATCGCTAACAGTGTGAAAGATGAGCTTGAGCACGAGCTAAAAGTTCAAGACCTGCAAGATAACTTGCGTAAGGTTGAGAAAAAAGCCACCGACGCAGTCACACCTGACCTAAAAGCCTCGGTCGATGAGCTCAAACAAGTCGTTCAAGATACGAAGCAAACTTCCTAGCCGAATAAAAATGGATCTGCACACCAAGATCCCCAATCTTTACTTAGATGGTGAATAATATGTCTACTCAAGAGCAGACGCAGCCACTCTTCACCCACTTGCTCGAACTAAGAGATCGCTTGCTAAAGGCCATTGGCTCTATAGTGGTGGTCTTTCTTGGCTTGGTTTGGTTTGCAGGTGATATATATGAGTTTATTGCATCGCCGCTAATCGAGCGTCTTCCCGAAGGGGCGACCATGATCGCAACGGACGTCGCCTCCCCTCTTTTTACGCCACTAAAACTGACTTTAGTGGCTTCAGTATTTATCGCTGTACCTCTGATCTTGTATCAAATTTGGGGCTTTGTAGCACCCGGTCTATACAAGCATGAGCGTCGCCTGATCATGCCACTCATGGCATCAAGTTCACTGCTGTTCTACTGCGGTGTTGCCTTTGCATACTACGTTGTATTCCCGCTGGCATTTACCTTCTTTACCACCATCTCACTAGGTGGGGTTGAGTTTGCTACCGACATCGCCAGTTATCTCGATTTTGTGCTAGCACTCTTCGTTGCCTTTGGCGTGGCCTTTGAAGTCCCTGTCGCCATTATCCTGCTGTGTTGGACGGGCACAACAGATATTGAGAGCCTTAAAGCGAAGCGCCCTTACATCATTGTTGCTGCATTCATCGTCGGCATGGTGCTGACACCACCGGATATGATCTCGCAGACACTCCTTGCCATTCCTATGTGTTTACTGTTCGAGGTTGGGCTGTTATTTGCACGCTTCTATACACGCCGAGATGACAGCGCAGAAGCAGAAGCAGAAGCATGAGTGCTAACTCGTACTGCCCTGAATAGGTCAATACGAGTTAGCAAATCAATTTAATGAGCCCTCACCATAAATGCCTATTTCCATAGGCAGCAAATCAGACGTATTGATTTCTTAGCTTAGGGTCTTCAGAGCGATACTCAACAAATTCAAACTGGATGTTGTGTTTATCCACGTAATAAACGCTGCGACGATGCTCTGTGGAACCGCCCCAATGGTCAAGTTCGAAGCCACTTTCAGCAAGGCTTTCTACTGTCTTAGATAGATCTGGCACAGCAATACCAATGTGCTTTACCCCGACCCAGGGTACATTCCACTCTTGCAACTGCCCGCTGCCACCACCTTGGATGGTAATGTAGGTGTCTTGATCACCGACGTGATACCACTCTATTCCATCGTCTTCGTATATACCTTGCCCACGAATCCTCCACTCAGGTGCTGCGGCAAGAAGCAGAGCAATAGTGTGTTTTGGGTCTTCAACAGTAATATTGGCGTGTTCTATATAAGCTTTCATCTCAGTTCCTTTTTTAGTGATAAGCGATGAATCCAGCCTAATTCCTCAAGTTAACTTGAGGTCAAGAGTTACTTGCCACTGCTTTTGAAGTTTTAGTAAGAGCTCGAAAATATGTTTTCGATAACTGACGTGCTAGATCACATTCCTAAAAAAACTTAATGAACAATTTGGTCATTCAGCTCCTAACTAAAATCACACAAAACTTGATAACAAACCACTACTACAACTATTTAAATTAAAAGAACATGTTCAATGTTGACAATATCAGGTGCGATATCGAACTGGTGCTTTTCTAAGCATTATCACCATCTAATGCACTCAAATGCATAAACTTTTATAACTAAGCACGAAGTTTCAAAAAAATAACCCATTGAATAATAAGAACTATCGTCATTAAAATGACTTTATGCCCGTATCATTTCCGCCAATTGACACACTTGATGTCATCGATAATCAGTGTCCGCCCACGGACTGTGACGGCAAGAAGATAATTATAAAATGACCATCAGAAAATGAAGCAGTGCAGCAGCCTATGGCAAATCGACTAGAGATCCTCTCCTTACGAAATCAACTATTTACTATTGTGTGCCCGATAATGGCCGCCTTTTCGGTTTTTTGGGCAATGATTAATTACTCCGTTTCTGCAGCGGTATTCATACCCCTGGCTCAGCTATTCACTGCTGGGGTTTGCGTGGCGATGTTTATTCGCTTACGCAAAGGAAAACCAATTAATCATCACTGCTTAGTCATGGCCATCGTTGCTTCAATGCCGATCTTGTATGGTGTATTTCAATATCAAGCTGAGTCAGGGATCGTCAGCTGGATCTTCATTTTGCCTGTTTTTTACTATGTTCTGGTCAACAGATTACAGGCGACCCTACTCACTGCACTGGCGTGCGGCTGCGTTAGCTATGCCTACGGATTAGAGCAGATCCGAAACCATCAATTTCCCTTCATGATGCTCAACTTTCTGAGTGCCTATGGATTAATTTGGGTGGTGGTCCATCTGCAAGAAAACATCCGGGTCAAAATTGAAAATCACCTAGCTAACTTGGCACTGACTGATGCTTTAACGGGTGCGTATAACCGCCTTGCACTGCAAAAGTCCGTGACTAAACGCAGTAACAACGGTCGAGAATACATCTTCCACTTCGATATCGACTTCTTCAAAAAAGTGAATGACCAATACGGTCACTCCATAGGGGATAACATCCTCGTTGAGCTGTGCAAAGCCGTTACACTAGTTGGCTTCAACGGGGAGCTATATCGAATCGGAGGCGAAGAGTTCTGCTTAGTTTTTACTGCGAAAGACAAGCAAAGTGCCTATCAAAAAACCCAAAAAATCCTGTCTGCAGTCGAACAAACGGCCATCGATGTTGAAGGGCAGTCAATTTCAGTCACCATCAGTGGTGGACTGATCCACTATCGCATTGACGAGCACCTAGATTCAGCGCTTCGCCGCAGTGATAGCGCTCTATATTGCGCTAAAGAAAATGGTCGAAATCAAGTGGTCTGGAGTGAATCTCCAATGCGTCGATGGACGGATCGTAACGCTCGTAGTGAGCAACACTCACATCTTGGACTGCCAAGATAGTGTGCGAATAAAGAGTGCGAGCAGCTCTTTACTTACTCACTTAACTAAATGAAAAAGTGGAATTAAGTCCGAATTACACATTTTCTCCATATTTCCTACGCATTTGACATCTAACTTATGTCATATCCATTTTGAATCAATTTCTAGCGTATTGAAGCAAAGTGGGTGTTTCATTTTTGACAACCTTTGAGCAAGTCCACTCACTTGCACTCATCGCCGCTTTAGCCCTGAAAGGGGCGATGAGTTTTCTTTTACCACAGTAATACAAATAATCCCGATTATCATTTGCATGTTTGCTTTTTAGAATAGATAATTCGCCTCAACTTTAGATTCCCTCCGCAACACATTTTCTATTGTTAATAACTTTCAATCTGTTGTTTTGGAGAGAAATACCAATGATGAAATCACTGCCTGAATAACCAACGGATGGCTATTCAGTTTCGCTATAGGGAGATTATCTGTGAGCTCAACCATTCCCCAAGATTTACCTTCCCCTTCTTCTCCAAAAGGAAAGAAAAATCTTGGTAAACCCCATTCAAAGACCAAAAATAAGCTTACAGCTGGACGTATTGCCTTTTTAATCCATAGTTACATCGGATTGAAGCTTTCGATTATCTTCAGTATCGTCTTGCTCAGTGGAGCTTTCGCTGTTTTTCATGAAGAAATAGACTGGTTACTTTATGCTGAAAAACGAGTTACCCCACAGTCGGAAAAAATGAACCCTGGCGAGGTTCTCGATAGACTTGAAGATCAGCTACCAGGTGTAGGTCTGTCATCTTTCTATACTGCGGCAGATCGCGAACGAACCGCAGCAACAGCCTTGAAAAGTACACCGGGAGGTGGGTTCAAGGTGGTACATATCGACCCATATACTGGTAAATACCAAGGTGAAACAAATTTTTTAACTGTTGGCAGTTTTATAAGAGTACTTCACACCAATCTCTTCATGCCGCTCATTGGCCGAGCTTTTGTTAACTTTTTTGGTGTGTTATGTCTAATTGGATTGATTTCTGGATTGATTGCATATCGTCGATTCTGGAGAAAATTCTTTACTCTTCCCAAATATCGTGGCGTTAAGTTTCACCGCTTTCTTGCCGACCTTCATAAGTTTGTTGGCCTGTGGTCCCTATGGTTTGTATTGATCATTGGTGTGTCAGGAAGTTGGTGGTTCTACCACAACCCATTAGTGCTCTATAAGGTTGCCCCAGCAATCATGGAACCGATGCCGATTGATCCAGCACTAACAAAAGGAGACTTAAAAAAACTAGGTGAAGGTATTCCCAAAAGACTTAGCTCGGCAGAAATTGCAACTGCGGTAAAAGCACACGATCCAGAGTTTGAAATAACCCTTATGGTACAACCAGAACATAGTGGTATGGCTTATCGTGTGAGAGGTACTAAGCACGATTTGCTTACCAATAGATGGGACAGCAGTTACTACGTTCATCCATTCACCGGTGAGATCATCGGTCAACGCTTAATGGAAGAAGCTGATGCATTGAAACGATTTGACCGCGCTATGGAGCCTCTTCATTACGGTACATTTGGTTACTCTGGCTGGAGCGACCTTTTGGTCAAAACCATCTGGTTTATTTTCGGAATGGCAATGTCACTTCTGGCAATATCAGGCACTGTGATTTATTACAAGCGAACTCGATCGGCAACCACACGACTTCTACCTTCAACACTGACAGGTAAAAGGCGTACCCTGAAGAAGATCTGGATAGTGATTCGACCTTGGGGTGGTCCAATGTCAGTATTTAAGTACTTAAACTGGCTGTTCATCATCATCATGTGTATCGGTATTAACATTGGTTTTAAACTTCAACGTGAAGGAACAGCTAACAGTGGTTTTCAATACCAGCAACAACAAGTTGGCGAATGGAGAGTCACCCTTAATGCCGTCCTAGGATTACTAGAAAAAGATCTAAACCCAATTACTCCAGGTCGTCGTACCAATATCAATGCATATATAGAAGGGGACTTCTCTGCGATCAAATTTATGTACGTCGACTTCAAAAAACCCCGGACAATGCGCGCCCCTGGTTTTGTAGTCCACGGTGTTACCGGAAACCTCCATGCTCATGGCACCGTACCTAAGGAGCTTCCTGACAATGCAGAGCTTTGGTTAACCATTGAGGACTGGTATGGAAACTATTATCAAACTTCCTGGCCGTTGCTACCCGATGGTGTAAATACTATCGATAAGCGCGTTGCCGTTATTAATTAAACAGCAACTTATAAAAAGGATTTTATTAATGCTATTCAACCTACACCGTCTGATAGCACTCATGCTAGCGTTGTTATTCACTAATAGTGTATGGGCTCACTACCCTATTTTAGACTGTAAAATTGTCACGGATTCAGACGCCTCTGAGCACGTTTTATGTGAAGCTTCTTTCTCTAATCGAGCCAAAGCCCCGAATGTGTTAATGGAAGTATTTTCTGAGGACGATGATGTATTGTCTTCTGGTCTAACAGATGATGATGCTCTGTATCGATTCCCTAAACCTGAAGGTTCATATTTTATACTTATGGATGCGGGACCTGGACACGTACTTGAGATCTCTAATGATGATGTAGCGGTAGCGCTTTAGAAACCATGACTAATCAACATTCCCAATTACCAGAAGAGTACATAGAAGTTATTTCACCAGCTGATGGTAAACGAGAGGACAAAGTTGTTCTCTCTACCATAGCCATTTTGTTCGTGATAGCGGCTGTACTAATAGTCACTATCTATCGCCATGATAATATTAAAATTAGTCATATTCCAAAGGGACTACAGCAGCACCTGACTTCTTTAAGCAACAGTGCAGAAGAGCTCATTTTACTATCTAGTATTGATGGTAAGACTCCTACCCTTGACGACTTAATCGACATGGGAATCGAGCCCTTTACGCCTCCCTTGGTAAGTACTCTTGAGTCAGTATCATGGCAACAACAACGAAACTGTTTTTTAGGTTCAGTAAGCGTTGGCGAAAACCAGTACCAGTTGCGACTCTCGCTCAGCGAAGCTCTAACGGCAGAAGTTCTTTGGCGACCTCACTTCAAAGAATCACTAGACCATGCCTGTAGCGAAACATCCTCAAATGAGTGGTTCTCGATTAACCCACACCAACTATCTAACCGTAACTAAACAACGAGTCCAAAATGATCTTCTTAACAACACCACGAGTTACGCTCTTTTTGTTTGTTAGCTACTTGAGTGCATACAGCCCAACCGTTTTAGCTCAGCTTAACATCGGAATTACTCTTCACCCATACTATAGCTATGTGAAAAATATAGTAGGTGACCGTGCGAAAGTTACCCCCTTGATAGATGCTGGGTTTAACCCACATGCTTATAAATTATCACCAGCTGATCTTGACCGTCTCAACTCAATGGATGCTATTGTGATCAACGGTATTGGCCATGATCAATTTGCAGTAGATGTTTTAGAACGCCTTAACCTGCCAAACCTAAGCATTATTGAAGCCAACTCTCAGGTTCCGCTGATCAGTAAAGCCGGTAGTGGTACCTATAATCCGCATACTTTTGTTTCAATAGATGCAGCTATCCGCCAGGTTTACACCATCGCTAAAGCACTAGCAAAACTGGACCCCGAAAATGGTCGGTATTTCCAAAAGAATGCTCTAAATTACGCTAAAAAATTACGAGCTATCAAACAACAAGCTCTGAAAAAAATAACAGCTCTCAATCTAGAAAACGTCCGTATTGCTAGTACTCATGGCGCATACGCATACCTCCTACAAGAGCTAGGTATGACAGTGACGGCTGTTGTTGAGCCAGCTCATGGCGTTTCACCCAATGCTTCACAGCTTCAAGACACCATCACTAAAATCCGCAATGCCAATGTACAAGTGCTCTTTACTGAACTGAACATGGCGAACCAGTACGTAGAGGTTATCGAGAAAGAGTCTAATACTCGACTATTTCACTTTTCTCATATGACCTATGGTGAATACCGTGAGGAGTTAGTCGAACAGGATATGAGTCAAAATCTCAACACACTGGTTACCGCATTGAGTTATGCGGCAAGGAGGCCATAGTCGATGAGTAACACCCACTTAATTTCGCAGAAGATTGCAGGTCCTAAAATATGTTTTGAGGGGATAACCCTCAATGAGGGGCCTGTACAGATACTTCATGAAATAAACTGTACTTTTTCTTCTGGTGGCTGGCATGCGGTATTAGGTCCCAACGGTGGTGGAAAGAGCACCTTACTGAAAACCATCCTTGGCATGACAAACCATCGCGGAAAACTTTCTATTCATTGGCCATTGTCGCCAACACCTAAACACAAAACGTTCGGCTACGTACCTCAGTTATCTCCTTTTGATGCTAGCTTGCCAATCTCTGTGCATGATTATCTACTCATGACCCTAACGACTGTACCGGTTTGGTTTAAAAGAAATCTAGCGACAGACGTAATCGATGCACTTAGAGAAGTTCAATTGGAGGACAAACTCAAGCGAAAACTGGGTGAACTTTCAGGTGGTGAGCGCCAGCGTCTCATGTTGTGTACTGCCCTGCTGAAGAAACCAAGTTTATTACTATTGGATGAGCCTATGACAGGCCTAGATAAGCAAGGTAGAGAAGACTGCCTACATTTGCTCAAAATGTTCCACCAAGCAGGAGGAACCATTTTGATGGTCGAACATGATTGGGAAGTAGTCGAAAAATACTGCCAACAAATTTTTTGGGTAGATAAAACCATCTTGTCAGTATCGAGCACAGAGGCGTTCTTTCGAAACCAATCACTACGCCATAATGCTCACTTCCCTAGCCAAATAACTCTCCCAACATAAGGAAAATCATGAATTCTATTTATCGCATATTTTCTGACTGGGTAGAACAAGGTGTCCTACCAGAAATGTTCGGATATGAGTTCCTTATTAATGCTTTACTCGCCAGTCTTCTAATTGGCCCATTATTAGGGCTGCTAGGAACTTTAGTGGTTGTAAAACGTTTGGCATTTTTATCAGAAGCCGTCGGGCATAGTGTCTTAACAGGTGTGAGCATTGGTATCTTGCTCGGCGAAGCGCCAACAGCTCCTCTCATTAGCTTGTTTACGTTTTCAATTTTATTTGCGTTACTATTGCAATGGGTAAAGGGCCGCTCAACTATTCCATACGACGCATTAATTGGTGTATTCCTCTCGTTTGCTCTAGCCGCAGGGGCAGCACTATTGCTCTATGTAGCAAAAAAGGTCAATGCACACTTAATTGAGCAAGTTATGTTCGGTTCTATCCTCGTGACTACTCCAAGTGATCTGATCATGCTCAGTACCATTTGTGTAATAGTAGCCGTCTTGAGTTATTTCTACGGCAATCAGGCCTACCTAGTGGCGATTTCTCCAGACATTGCCCATAGCCAACGAATCAACACACGCATCCATGACTATGCTTTTGTCATCCTAATAGCTTTAATCACCGTAGCTTCTGTGAAAATAATTGGAGCGGTCTTGGTTGGAGCACTTTTACTCATTCCTGCTGCAAGCGCTCGATTAATTGCTAGAAATCTAAAACAGCTCTTGATGTTATCAATTGCTTTTTCTACCTCTGCTTCGGTAATGGGTGTTTTGATTCCCATGTATCTACATTGGCCAGTCTCTGCTGGACCAGCTATCACCTTATTTGCGTGTGGCTGGTTTGTTTTAAGTTTAATTCATCGTCAAACAAAACTGCGAGCCGCCTAAATTTAAGGACTAACATGACTTCTCAATTGAGGCATTTCAAACTGCGTAATAGTCAATCATTGGCACTAGTTGCCAGCCTGATCGCATCAACCTTATCAGGGTGTTCAACACCGAAAGAAGATAATTTGAATACTATCTCTGCAGTGACTGCTGTGCCCGTCGTCAGCAGTATGGCAACCGAGCTGACTCTGAACACACCGATTCAGACACTCGCACTAACTCCTGAAAAGTACAGTATTCGTCGCATACCAGGTTGGTTAAACCGTCAAGATGCTAAAACCCTCCCAAAAGCTGACGTAATTATAGGAATCGCTTCATCATGGCCTGCTATAGATGCGTACCCTGCGCTTAGAGCCAACAACATTGCAATTATCCCGATTGATGTTGCACAGGCTATGATGTTGGGTGGTGAGAGCGTTGCTGTTTTCCCTTCTGAAAATGTGAGCTACTTTTGGCTCAGCCCTTCTAATGCACTGATCATGATCGGCATTATGCAGCGGGATTTAAATCAAGTACTCGAAACTAAAGGCATAGATTCAAACGTCGAATTGAGAGCAAACTACGCATCGCTAGCCGAGTCATTAAGAAAAGTACAGCTTATGCTCGATGCAAAGATAGCCCATAGCGACTTTATGCAAATCACGATTGATAAGCCCGAACTCATCGACTTAGCCGCTGCAACTATGCTACCGATTGTCAGCAAATTTGAAGCTGAACAAAGCGGTTTCCCAACACTGTATTTAACTGGTCGCAAACCAAATCACAAGAGCCTTAAAGAGTTACCTGACCACTTTTACGTATGGCATATCGATGACTTTTCTAAGTTAAGCGCTGAGTCTTTTAGCACTCGTTGGCAGAAAAATATTGAGAATCTGCCAACCAAGCGACCA
It contains:
- a CDS encoding zinc ABC transporter substrate-binding protein; protein product: MIFLTTPRVTLFLFVSYLSAYSPTVLAQLNIGITLHPYYSYVKNIVGDRAKVTPLIDAGFNPHAYKLSPADLDRLNSMDAIVINGIGHDQFAVDVLERLNLPNLSIIEANSQVPLISKAGSGTYNPHTFVSIDAAIRQVYTIAKALAKLDPENGRYFQKNALNYAKKLRAIKQQALKKITALNLENVRIASTHGAYAYLLQELGMTVTAVVEPAHGVSPNASQLQDTITKIRNANVQVLFTELNMANQYVEVIEKESNTRLFHFSHMTYGEYREELVEQDMSQNLNTLVTALSYAARRP
- the tatA gene encoding Sec-independent protein translocase subunit TatA; this encodes MGGISIWQLLIIAVIVIVLFGTKKLRTVGGDLGSAIKGFKDAMNEEGNSKKDADFAEPSTKAQAESLEQKTAQTEPATAKPQTEQA
- a CDS encoding GGDEF domain-containing protein, producing MAAFSVFWAMINYSVSAAVFIPLAQLFTAGVCVAMFIRLRKGKPINHHCLVMAIVASMPILYGVFQYQAESGIVSWIFILPVFYYVLVNRLQATLLTALACGCVSYAYGLEQIRNHQFPFMMLNFLSAYGLIWVVVHLQENIRVKIENHLANLALTDALTGAYNRLALQKSVTKRSNNGREYIFHFDIDFFKKVNDQYGHSIGDNILVELCKAVTLVGFNGELYRIGGEEFCLVFTAKDKQSAYQKTQKILSAVEQTAIDVEGQSISVTISGGLIHYRIDEHLDSALRRSDSALYCAKENGRNQVVWSESPMRRWTDRNARSEQHSHLGLPR
- a CDS encoding iron chelate uptake ABC transporter family permease subunit, producing MNSIYRIFSDWVEQGVLPEMFGYEFLINALLASLLIGPLLGLLGTLVVVKRLAFLSEAVGHSVLTGVSIGILLGEAPTAPLISLFTFSILFALLLQWVKGRSTIPYDALIGVFLSFALAAGAALLLYVAKKVNAHLIEQVMFGSILVTTPSDLIMLSTICVIVAVLSYFYGNQAYLVAISPDIAHSQRINTRIHDYAFVILIALITVASVKIIGAVLVGALLLIPAASARLIARNLKQLLMLSIAFSTSASVMGVLIPMYLHWPVSAGPAITLFACGWFVLSLIHRQTKLRAA
- a CDS encoding ATP-binding cassette domain-containing protein; the encoded protein is MSNTHLISQKIAGPKICFEGITLNEGPVQILHEINCTFSSGGWHAVLGPNGGGKSTLLKTILGMTNHRGKLSIHWPLSPTPKHKTFGYVPQLSPFDASLPISVHDYLLMTLTTVPVWFKRNLATDVIDALREVQLEDKLKRKLGELSGGERQRLMLCTALLKKPSLLLLDEPMTGLDKQGREDCLHLLKMFHQAGGTILMVEHDWEVVEKYCQQIFWVDKTILSVSSTEAFFRNQSLRHNAHFPSQITLPT
- a CDS encoding PepSY-associated TM helix domain-containing protein is translated as MSSTIPQDLPSPSSPKGKKNLGKPHSKTKNKLTAGRIAFLIHSYIGLKLSIIFSIVLLSGAFAVFHEEIDWLLYAEKRVTPQSEKMNPGEVLDRLEDQLPGVGLSSFYTAADRERTAATALKSTPGGGFKVVHIDPYTGKYQGETNFLTVGSFIRVLHTNLFMPLIGRAFVNFFGVLCLIGLISGLIAYRRFWRKFFTLPKYRGVKFHRFLADLHKFVGLWSLWFVLIIGVSGSWWFYHNPLVLYKVAPAIMEPMPIDPALTKGDLKKLGEGIPKRLSSAEIATAVKAHDPEFEITLMVQPEHSGMAYRVRGTKHDLLTNRWDSSYYVHPFTGEIIGQRLMEEADALKRFDRAMEPLHYGTFGYSGWSDLLVKTIWFIFGMAMSLLAISGTVIYYKRTRSATTRLLPSTLTGKRRTLKKIWIVIRPWGGPMSVFKYLNWLFIIIMCIGINIGFKLQREGTANSGFQYQQQQVGEWRVTLNAVLGLLEKDLNPITPGRRTNINAYIEGDFSAIKFMYVDFKKPRTMRAPGFVVHGVTGNLHAHGTVPKELPDNAELWLTIEDWYGNYYQTSWPLLPDGVNTIDKRVAVIN
- a CDS encoding VOC family protein; the protein is MKAYIEHANITVEDPKHTIALLLAAAPEWRIRGQGIYEDDGIEWYHVGDQDTYITIQGGGSGQLQEWNVPWVGVKHIGIAVPDLSKTVESLAESGFELDHWGGSTEHRRSVYYVDKHNIQFEFVEYRSEDPKLRNQYV
- the tatC gene encoding twin-arginine translocase subunit TatC, translating into MSTQEQTQPLFTHLLELRDRLLKAIGSIVVVFLGLVWFAGDIYEFIASPLIERLPEGATMIATDVASPLFTPLKLTLVASVFIAVPLILYQIWGFVAPGLYKHERRLIMPLMASSSLLFYCGVAFAYYVVFPLAFTFFTTISLGGVEFATDIASYLDFVLALFVAFGVAFEVPVAIILLCWTGTTDIESLKAKRPYIIVAAFIVGMVLTPPDMISQTLLAIPMCLLFEVGLLFARFYTRRDDSAEAEAEA